Sequence from the Primulina huaijiensis isolate GDHJ02 chromosome 16, ASM1229523v2, whole genome shotgun sequence genome:
CAGAATACTTGGAAGCGGCACCAGAAATATCACGTGCAGAAAATAAAGAATTTCCTTCGAGTTTAACCACTAAAGCAGCTGCTTGTTTTATATGGAGATCCTCTTTTGCCATGTTCTTTTCCCATTTCAGCTTTTGTCGAGAATCAAATAGTTCATCAACTAGTTCTTTTGCCTGGGTACTGACTGAAGTCCTGCCTGTTCCTGATGACTTAATACATTCTTGTAGAACATTTACAATCGAATCCCCAAGTTTCTTGTGTTCACCTAATGAAGTTATTTCTGCAAAGTCAATTAGTGTAGGTACCGCCTTATCCATTACCTGCACAATTAGTGCGCAACAGTATAAGAATCGGTTAAAGATTGTTTCAAAACcaggaaaatttaaatttataaagcATATCAATTTTAGAAATCTCAAATCTATCCTAACGCTTCTCACGTCTTATTTTCCCGTAGCAACACGATGGATCATAGTAACTTATGGCTCCGTAATTAGCTGCCAGTGCATATTTATAGCCCAATTTAAGAACAAAAGTACTTTAAACACAATGAGACTAATGTTTAATTCATGGAATTAAATTCGGTTTGTCAGGTGAATCGCAGATTGTGTACTTAACAATATATCCTGTTAGCAGTACAGGTGTGTTTATGGGATCAAGGTGGTTCAGAGTGCTACAAACAAGTCAAATCGAGTTGAACCTTTTTGAAAAGTTAACACGACTAAACCTCAAAAAAAAGCCCACAAACTTCTGAACAAGATAAAACAAAAGCTGAAGCTTGCGTTGAGTTTTATTTCAAGCAAGCTTGAAACATTCATTAGCTAGCTGTCTTGGATAATCATTAAACTAGTATTCAAGAACTCTCAGCTATTAATCAAGAACCTCGCCAACATTCGATAGATCCCTACTGTGACCATGTCCTTGCTCGATCCATAGTCTTAGAAATGAATCACAAGTCATAATTTTTTCTACAGTTTGGGGGGCCTCAACATCTGATAATGTGATATGGCTACAGAATAGCATCTATTATCAGTTTGATTTTATCCTAATCAATATTAGTTGCAATCTTGGTCAAATTCCTTTACGAAGCCTTGTTAGGATTGTGAGACAATTTTAAGGTTAGTATTTAATGAAACTGTTATTCTTAGAGAAGAAAATTCGACTTAGACTGTGTAATGGTAATTCTTAGGGTACAGAAATCCTGAATAAAGCTTGATTTGGGGAACAATCCCCTACAAAGTGACTAAATAGAAGTCAAGTGCCCCTACGTGTGACAATTTCAATCTgaaattcaaaatcaaacttcaaGGTGTCCTGTAATCATCAATTGTCGAACTTAGTACACATACAAAATCAGCTTGAAATATGGCAAACATGACCACATCAATGTTTTACATGTTCTGGGTCAAACTAATAAGTTAAATCACATCTTGGAAGTTCTGTTCTGTCCTTTTTTCTAAACTAAGACGTCATTATCTATAGAAACCAGTATATGGAAAGGAAACTGTAGATAAGCACCCACCTTTACTTCTCTATGCTTAAGGCTCTTATTTAAGTTTAGAGTGTTTTATATCAATTTCCAATTCTTTCATCGTCATTTCAGATACGTAGATTTCTTTTTGCTAAAAGCTCTTATATAAGTTCAGTGTTTTTATATCAATTTCCTACTCTTTCATCGTCATTTCAGATACATAGATTTTTTAATtatccactttttttttttttactttcatcAGCTATTATGCATCTAGTTATGATGTACATTTAGCGTCTTTCCAATCAGATATTTATGAAGTGGGAGATGCAGCATTAACATTTCTTAAGATGTAAGAGGAGACCACTTGAAGTATCCACTGTTCACAGAGTAAGAGCATTTTATTCCGAGTGTTTTGCAGAACAGCATTgcaatgtaatttttaagtccCTCAAATGTCCAAGTCCTACTCAAACATGCATAACTTGAAAATATATGAACAAATGTAAATCAATATATATCAGttataaaaatttgtttcatcAAATTTTGACACACAAAATTCAGCAGGAAAAAAGTGTAGTTAGAAACATAATAgagagaagaataaaaaaaacattaatacCAACATGAGATGGAGCAATAATCAAATGGAGAAATTACCTTATGACATGTATTAGGATCTTGGAGCAACCAAAGAAGACAGTCGATAGCCATATATTGCCAGTCATCCGATGATCGTGCTATGTTACACAAAGCATCTATAATTCCAGGACAGCTAGAGACCGGGCCCCTACCAAGCTTATGATGGCAAATTGTTCGTAGCAATCCGATCCCGGCTGGAGAATTTTCATTTACAAGTCCACCCCACATACCTGGAAGCTTTATTAAAAATTCTTGTTGGCAAATTGTAGGAAGAAATTCAGGTTTGAAAGCAAAACAATTGATGAGTTGTAAAGACCAGCACTGCAGCTGACTAGCCCATTCCTCTGCCTTCCTCGATTCCATTTCAACACCACCCATGCCACGAGTAAGGAGATCACAGTGATAACTAAGTCTCCTGTCAACATACTGGTAAAAGTGAGAATAAACAATTTCCAAGGCACTCATAGCCAGTTGCATTGACAGCTCCAAGATTTCACCATGGCTCGATACGGCTGGAAAAGTACTAGCATAGGTAGCTAAGTGACCAAGTGCTCTTACAGCCACTCTCTGTTCGACCCATGTTAACCTTCCTCTCAATAGTTCGACCAGTGCCGGTATAACCCCAGCATGCACAGAAGTTTCAGCAAACTCTTCCATATTCATAGTGTATGATCCGATTATATGAGCTGCGTAGTacggtatatatatattttggtcATGAGATAGCCAACGGCGATTCTTTAAGCCCTTCCAAATAAGTGCTGCCATGCATTCAAAAATTCCGAGCTCAATGAACTCGGGATCATTAGGATGAGCCATGGCGGTATTCCAAAGGCCACTGATGGGAAGAACCTGACCATCGTCATCTTGTGAAGGAAGTTCTCGAAAGAACTTCAATATACTTGCTTTGCGCTTACTTGGGTTCCCTTCCTTCATCACACAGAAAAAGCAACCAGGATACGGACAGTCGGGGGACACTTTATCCATGCTCATAGTACTACGTACTGTGATCTTCAAAAAGACCAAGAAACTAGTTCCTTATCAACCTGCTACTAAGTGATCACTTAGTCAGACAATGATTGTCAAACTGGAAAAAAAAGTTTTACTGCTTGATATCTGATATGATGATAAATTCTATAATTTCTTAATCAGTATTAAAGGCTTCTACACGACATATTGAGTAATGAATTCTGATTCGTAACAGTTTGCTCAAGGCATAAATGGCAGATTTGTGGTATCACAAATAATACCTTTTGTCTTTGTCTTTGTCTTTAAGTATGATGCATTAAATGATAACTGCTTATGTCGAAAATAAAATACTTAACATTTGAAAATGAAAAGATGATACCATAGTTATCAGCTCCACTTTCTCCGGTGAATTACAAAGTCAACAAGCCACATTTGATCATTCAGAGAATGCTAATAAAATCGAGTCAATCACCAAATCATCCAATCAATCATCTCTAATCTAAGTCTACAACAATAATTTACAAATCatctttttttatatgattttgttCTTTCATAATCACTCCAGAACACAAAATATTGTTGAAATCaagtttgttatttaattttctgaTTAATATTAGTTTGCTTTTTACCAAGTCCATGTTTACCAAGTCTTTTGGAAGTCTGGTAGTGAACGTTCTTTTTTTTTAGGAGTTATTTGTTGCTTATTATTATCCATTTTCAGCTCTATATAATGAGCACACGTTTGTAAACATTTCTTACGTAAGAATAAAATCTCACTTCATTTTCTCTAATTCTTCCTCTTTTTCTTGTTCGTTTATAAAgtaacagtggtatcagagccacatAAGTGGACTAGAATAATAGAAATAGCAAATGACATCTAACACAACATTTGTTCAACCGGCTATTCCACGGTTTGATGGTCATTATGATCATTGGAGCAT
This genomic interval carries:
- the LOC140961236 gene encoding uncharacterized protein, yielding MSMDKVSPDCPYPGCFFCVMKEGNPSKRKASILKFFRELPSQDDDGQVLPISGLWNTAMAHPNDPEFIELGIFECMAALIWKGLKNRRWLSHDQNIYIPYYAAHIIGSYTMNMEEFAETSVHAGVIPALVELLRGRLTWVEQRVAVRALGHLATYASTFPAVSSHGEILELSMQLAMSALEIVYSHFYQYVDRRLSYHCDLLTRGMGGVEMESRKAEEWASQLQCWSLQLINCFAFKPEFLPTICQQEFLIKLPGMWGGLVNENSPAGIGLLRTICHHKLGRGPVSSCPGIIDALCNIARSSDDWQYMAIDCLLWLLQDPNTCHKVMDKAVPTLIDFAEITSLGEHKKLGDSIVNVLQECIKSSGTGRTSVSTQAKELVDELFDSRQKLKWEKNMAKEDLHIKQAAALVVKLEGNSLFSARDISGAASKYSEALSLCPMRSKKERVVLYSNRAQCHLLLQQPLAAISDATRALCLNNPVNRHAKSLWRRAQAYDMLGLAKESLLDAIMFINECSQSTDPDLSLRQNKVPDYAERLVKKQMRAAWLFREAAIKHGGVQCEGDAGDIRGHESDDSEWETASESDVENDGKDELGDDDSEWKNELERKDRHHKASIKDLKHGYNLQLTENET